The following coding sequences lie in one Changpingibacter yushuensis genomic window:
- a CDS encoding universal stress protein, with product MTVVVPVHSGPEGEAALNAGIAYVREFGGRLLAVLHRPSSQISNEDLDQEIDELSMRLEAEEIAFTVVPNTRSEDLAALISGTAKTEAASLIIVGLSEASNHGKLVLGTQVQRLLLEAPCAVLVVREGQVLPQSQQG from the coding sequence ATGACAGTAGTGGTTCCAGTACACAGCGGCCCCGAAGGTGAAGCGGCCTTGAACGCCGGAATAGCATACGTTCGAGAATTCGGAGGTAGGCTCCTCGCCGTACTGCACCGGCCCTCCTCACAAATCAGCAATGAAGATTTGGACCAAGAGATCGATGAACTGAGTATGCGGCTGGAGGCAGAGGAGATCGCTTTCACCGTAGTACCCAATACCCGTTCAGAAGACCTGGCAGCACTCATCTCTGGAACCGCGAAGACGGAGGCCGCCAGCCTCATCATCGTTGGGCTTTCTGAAGCCAGCAATCACGGCAAGCTGGTGTTGGGCACTCAGGTCCAGCGCCTTCTACTCGAGGCGCCATGCGCTGTGCTAGTGGTCCGCGAGGGGCAAGTACTGCCGCAATCACAGCAAGGCTGA
- a CDS encoding glycine cleavage system protein H, which produces MTYPADRQYSKDHEWITLGNPARVGITQFAAQALDEAVYLELPEVGSQVRAGEPCGEIESVKSVSDLVAPASGTVTAVNAAVVENPKLATDDPHANWLYEIEVRELGDLVSSDEYDGLAKE; this is translated from the coding sequence ATGACGTACCCCGCTGATCGGCAGTATTCGAAAGACCATGAATGGATCACCTTGGGCAACCCTGCCCGTGTGGGCATCACGCAATTTGCTGCACAGGCACTCGATGAGGCGGTATACCTCGAACTTCCGGAAGTGGGTTCGCAGGTGAGAGCCGGTGAGCCTTGTGGCGAGATCGAGTCGGTCAAATCGGTATCAGATCTCGTTGCTCCTGCTTCGGGAACGGTGACGGCTGTAAACGCGGCCGTCGTCGAAAATCCGAAGCTCGCCACGGACGATCCCCACGCAAACTGGCTGTACGAGATCGAGGTACGTGAACTCGGAGACCTCGTCAGTAGTGACGAGTACGACGGCTTGGCCAAGGAGTAA
- the gcvP gene encoding aminomethyl-transferring glycine dehydrogenase, protein MGFASRHIGTSQSDQQAMLEVVGAATVEELMDQAVPNQIRSEGRLHLPPAATEQQVARELAQMASHNTVRTSMIGQGFYDTATPAVIRRGILENPSWYTAYTPYQPEISQGRLEALLGFQTVVSELTGLPIAGASLLDEASAGVEAVLLAVRVHRGELRRVAVSSDLFEASKAVLTNRCDALGIEIRWVDATENLDLTDCAALVVQYPGAGGVVHPYHAYTTMADQIHAAGGTFVVIADLLACSMLVPPGRLGADVVAGSAQRLGIPLGGGGPHAAYIATTQANERQLPGRLVGVSRDSAGHPAFRLSLQTREQHIRREKATSNICTAQSLLAIVASMYVVYHGPEGLKNIAETIHAHTLDLARKLCDSGHRITHKAFFDTVELEIPGRARPAQLTLLAKGIAVYLHSPSHLRISCDELTETSTIDAIAQALEPFADSGKSEQIEELPAASLRTDSFLEQATFHRYRSETDLMRYMRRLGDKDYALNRGMIPLGSCTMKLNAAVEVSAMTLEGFAHIHPYAPPEDHAGFERLAEDLERWLCEITGYDAVSLQPNAGSQGELAGLLAVRGYHRARGEARDVCLIPASAHGTNAASATLAGFRVVVVTSKPDGSIDLEDLRSKIAENRDRIGAIMLTYPSTHGIYEESVGEVISMVHQSGGQVYIDGANLNAMVGFARPGDMGGDVSHLNLHKTFAIPHGGGGPGVGPVAAKAHLAPYLPGFPGRRESALPGSGAVAAAPWGSASVLPISWAYIRLMGAEGLSAATASAVLAANYIADSLDHVIPVLYRGSSGRVAHECILDVRGFKQAGISVDDVAKRLVDYGFHAPTMSFPVPGTLMVEPTESEGRSELDRFCAAMLSITEEVTKVATGHWPREDNPLINAPHTAEVVIASEWNHPYSREIAAYPAVYGVGTEVLDPELARYMVEDKYWPPVGRVDGPWGDRNLQCTCPPPEAFTAS, encoded by the coding sequence ATGGGGTTCGCCTCACGCCACATCGGGACATCGCAGTCTGATCAGCAAGCCATGCTCGAGGTGGTGGGTGCCGCGACCGTGGAGGAACTCATGGACCAAGCAGTTCCCAACCAGATTCGGTCTGAGGGTCGGTTGCACCTACCTCCGGCTGCCACCGAGCAACAGGTAGCTCGTGAGCTCGCGCAGATGGCAAGCCACAACACCGTGCGGACTTCCATGATTGGCCAGGGATTCTATGACACGGCCACGCCTGCGGTGATTCGGCGCGGCATCTTGGAGAATCCTTCGTGGTACACCGCCTACACTCCCTATCAGCCGGAGATCTCCCAAGGGCGGCTCGAGGCACTTCTGGGGTTCCAAACGGTCGTCAGTGAACTGACCGGGCTCCCCATCGCGGGAGCTTCGTTGCTCGATGAAGCAAGTGCTGGCGTGGAAGCTGTGCTTCTGGCAGTCCGAGTACATCGCGGCGAGCTCCGCAGGGTTGCCGTCAGTAGTGATCTGTTCGAAGCGAGCAAGGCAGTCTTGACGAACCGATGTGATGCGCTGGGCATTGAGATTCGTTGGGTGGACGCCACCGAGAATCTAGACCTCACCGATTGCGCAGCGCTGGTCGTGCAATACCCGGGTGCCGGGGGCGTGGTTCATCCTTATCACGCGTATACAACGATGGCAGATCAGATCCATGCCGCCGGCGGAACCTTTGTCGTGATTGCCGACCTCCTAGCATGCTCCATGCTGGTGCCGCCCGGACGCCTCGGTGCGGACGTCGTGGCTGGATCAGCCCAGCGCCTCGGCATTCCACTGGGTGGCGGTGGGCCTCACGCTGCCTACATCGCTACCACGCAGGCCAACGAACGCCAACTTCCGGGGCGGCTCGTGGGAGTATCGCGTGATAGCGCGGGGCATCCCGCGTTTCGGCTCTCGCTTCAAACTCGCGAACAGCACATCCGGCGCGAGAAGGCCACTAGCAACATCTGCACAGCACAATCACTTCTTGCGATCGTGGCTTCGATGTACGTTGTCTACCACGGGCCCGAAGGCCTCAAGAACATTGCTGAGACCATCCACGCTCACACCCTCGATCTGGCCCGCAAGCTATGTGATAGTGGGCACCGCATTACTCATAAGGCCTTCTTCGACACCGTGGAGCTTGAGATTCCTGGCAGAGCAAGGCCTGCCCAGCTCACGCTCCTGGCCAAGGGGATCGCTGTGTATCTGCATAGCCCGAGCCACTTACGGATCTCTTGCGACGAACTAACTGAGACGTCGACGATTGACGCTATTGCACAAGCGTTGGAACCATTCGCTGATTCGGGCAAATCTGAGCAGATTGAGGAACTCCCCGCGGCTAGTTTGCGCACCGATTCTTTCCTTGAGCAAGCAACCTTTCACCGCTACCGCAGCGAAACAGACTTGATGCGTTACATGAGGCGCCTAGGTGACAAGGATTACGCACTGAATCGAGGAATGATCCCACTGGGTTCGTGCACCATGAAGTTGAATGCAGCAGTGGAAGTCAGCGCAATGACACTCGAAGGATTTGCACATATTCACCCGTATGCTCCACCCGAAGATCATGCAGGCTTCGAACGGCTGGCAGAGGATCTGGAGCGTTGGCTCTGCGAAATCACTGGATACGATGCTGTTTCACTGCAGCCCAATGCTGGAAGCCAGGGTGAGCTAGCGGGACTTCTGGCAGTGCGGGGCTACCATCGCGCTCGCGGAGAGGCGCGCGACGTGTGCCTCATTCCTGCCTCCGCGCATGGAACCAACGCGGCTTCGGCCACATTAGCGGGCTTCCGCGTAGTAGTTGTGACAAGCAAACCGGACGGATCAATCGATCTAGAAGACCTCCGATCCAAGATCGCGGAGAACAGAGATCGCATCGGTGCCATCATGCTTACGTATCCATCCACGCACGGAATATACGAAGAGTCGGTTGGTGAAGTCATCAGCATGGTTCACCAATCCGGAGGCCAGGTCTACATCGATGGCGCCAACCTCAACGCAATGGTGGGGTTTGCCCGTCCGGGCGACATGGGTGGCGACGTCTCCCACCTCAATCTCCATAAGACTTTCGCCATACCGCACGGAGGGGGTGGCCCGGGAGTGGGCCCAGTGGCGGCAAAGGCGCATCTTGCGCCCTACTTACCCGGCTTTCCGGGCCGCCGGGAGAGCGCGCTGCCCGGGAGTGGCGCGGTGGCCGCCGCACCATGGGGTTCGGCGAGCGTCCTGCCGATTTCATGGGCCTATATTCGCCTCATGGGTGCTGAAGGATTGTCAGCTGCTACGGCGAGTGCGGTCTTGGCGGCCAATTACATCGCCGATTCCCTCGACCATGTCATTCCTGTGCTGTACCGCGGTTCCAGTGGCCGCGTCGCCCACGAATGCATCTTGGATGTACGCGGTTTCAAACAAGCCGGGATTTCGGTCGACGACGTCGCCAAAAGGCTTGTTGACTATGGCTTCCATGCACCCACTATGAGCTTCCCGGTGCCAGGCACACTTATGGTTGAACCCACTGAATCGGAGGGACGGAGCGAACTGGATCGATTCTGCGCGGCGATGCTATCAATAACCGAGGAAGTGACCAAGGTGGCCACCGGTCACTGGCCGCGAGAGGACAACCCACTGATCAACGCGCCACACACAGCTGAGGTGGTCATCGCTAGCGAGTGGAATCATCCCTACAGCCGGGAGATCGCCGCGTATCCAGCCGTCTACGGAGTTGGAACAGAAGTCTTAGATCCGGAGCTCGCGCGCTACATGGTCGAGGACAAGTATTGGCCGCCAGTAGGGCGCGTAGATGGCCCATGGGGTGACCGCAACCTGCAGTGCACGTGTCCGCCACCCGAAGCATTCACTGCCTCGTGA
- the gcvT gene encoding glycine cleavage system aminomethyltransferase GcvT encodes MAELLRTALYAEHQRQSATFTSFGGWDMPLRFGSDRGEHEAVRTHAGIFDLSHMAQIEVEGPHAAHVLDYSLTGLPSALEVGQARYTLILATDAGIIDDLIVYRIASSHFLVVANAANRLDVVDELTARSMALKQSQVSICDTTAHRSLIAVQGPESTSVVSQILPAADRERFAKLRYYRMMEVRVQDLPIRIARTGYTGECGYELMLPAAGAVDVWRQLIHSGQEHGLTRCGLAARDTLRLEAGMALYGHELDRSISPLDAGLGNTVVDHTFVGATALSERPVAWNLYGLIGQGRRAARAGCNVYAGGGLVGTITSGVLSPTLGRPIALARLVPNLPAGTYHVDVRGKLQPMETVDLPFYSRNRSSHTHS; translated from the coding sequence GTGGCAGAGCTCCTACGTACGGCGCTGTACGCCGAACACCAGCGCCAATCGGCCACCTTCACCAGCTTTGGCGGTTGGGATATGCCCCTGCGGTTTGGCTCAGATCGCGGGGAACACGAAGCGGTCAGAACCCACGCTGGGATCTTCGATCTTTCACATATGGCCCAGATCGAAGTAGAAGGTCCACATGCTGCACACGTACTGGACTACTCGCTCACTGGCTTGCCGTCAGCCCTCGAAGTGGGACAGGCACGCTACACGCTCATACTGGCAACAGATGCGGGGATCATTGACGATCTCATTGTGTATCGGATCGCCAGTTCCCACTTTCTGGTAGTCGCAAACGCTGCCAACCGCTTGGATGTTGTGGATGAGTTGACGGCGCGGTCCATGGCGCTCAAACAGTCGCAGGTCAGCATTTGCGACACCACTGCGCATAGGTCACTGATCGCAGTTCAAGGGCCAGAATCTACATCTGTTGTCTCTCAGATACTGCCCGCAGCCGACCGCGAGCGCTTCGCCAAGCTGCGTTACTACCGGATGATGGAGGTTCGCGTGCAGGACCTACCCATTCGCATCGCGCGCACCGGATACACGGGGGAGTGCGGCTATGAACTCATGCTCCCTGCGGCAGGTGCGGTTGATGTGTGGCGCCAACTGATCCACAGCGGTCAAGAACATGGGTTGACACGCTGTGGCCTAGCAGCACGCGATACGTTACGGCTTGAGGCAGGCATGGCACTCTATGGTCACGAACTTGATCGGTCAATCTCTCCGCTGGACGCAGGGCTTGGTAACACCGTTGTTGACCACACTTTTGTGGGGGCCACAGCGCTCAGTGAGCGTCCCGTGGCGTGGAATCTATATGGTCTGATTGGTCAGGGACGGCGTGCAGCACGGGCAGGTTGCAACGTCTATGCAGGCGGGGGTCTTGTGGGCACGATCACGTCCGGTGTGCTCTCTCCTACGTTGGGTCGGCCCATTGCACTGGCACGGCTTGTGCCGAATCTGCCCGCTGGCACCTATCACGTGGACGTTCGAGGGAAACTCCAGCCTATGGAGACTGTGGATCTGCCCTTCTATTCGCGCAACCGATCCTCACATACCCACAGCTAA
- a CDS encoding DUF4192 family protein: MNTITLRTFEESLILIPHLLGYQPRHHVILLSLDHRGSDSTGRAACIGPMVAVDLTQVEDIATLSNALREAAHRCRVTCGVLAFFDAEPSHLSGGAHIEVESSLRSLCEDLPGQIRAFRARPSGWVDLERPDDVRGWEVLEASEVAAALVFAGSSPQEFPPPTLVACKSEQELEVARLAGLRWVDTNSHELELAGCRLWTELLEMLDASISDVAAGLAGEANAALALDGVRDRVLLHALSPGGALPLESVTREALTSRLSEIMYLRPAARKCTIVRNLFDECAAYAQPDDPHALGASAYLAWWMGSNTLAAARAHQALEAEPLHNLALLLAESISSSVLPPWAEHALSG; this comes from the coding sequence ATGAACACAATTACGCTGCGCACTTTTGAAGAATCCCTCATCCTGATCCCGCATCTCCTCGGGTATCAGCCACGTCACCACGTTATCCTCCTCAGCCTTGACCATCGCGGCTCCGATTCCACAGGTAGGGCCGCTTGCATTGGGCCGATGGTAGCCGTTGATCTCACCCAAGTTGAAGACATTGCGACCCTATCGAATGCGCTGCGGGAAGCAGCGCACAGGTGCCGTGTGACGTGCGGGGTCTTGGCCTTCTTTGATGCCGAACCGAGCCATCTCTCGGGTGGTGCGCACATCGAAGTTGAATCATCGCTCCGGTCCCTGTGTGAAGATCTCCCGGGCCAGATACGCGCTTTTCGTGCGCGTCCAAGCGGTTGGGTGGATCTCGAACGGCCCGATGATGTGCGTGGGTGGGAGGTGCTCGAAGCAAGCGAGGTGGCGGCAGCACTCGTATTTGCTGGCAGCTCTCCGCAAGAGTTTCCGCCGCCCACTCTAGTTGCATGTAAATCCGAACAAGAACTGGAAGTCGCACGGCTGGCAGGGCTGCGATGGGTTGATACGAACTCACATGAACTTGAACTAGCGGGCTGCCGGCTTTGGACCGAACTCCTCGAAATGCTTGATGCCTCCATAAGTGATGTAGCGGCGGGTTTGGCGGGTGAAGCTAACGCCGCGCTCGCACTTGATGGCGTCCGTGACCGCGTACTTCTCCACGCATTGTCGCCTGGGGGAGCATTACCTTTGGAGTCCGTCACTCGTGAGGCTCTCACGTCTAGATTGAGTGAGATCATGTACCTCCGCCCGGCTGCGAGGAAGTGCACGATTGTGCGCAATCTCTTCGATGAATGCGCGGCCTATGCGCAACCAGATGATCCGCACGCTCTTGGAGCGTCGGCATACCTCGCGTGGTGGATGGGTTCGAATACGCTCGCAGCAGCGCGCGCCCACCAAGCCTTGGAAGCAGAACCTCTTCACAACCTTGCGCTCCTCCTGGCAGAATCCATTTCCTCGAGCGTGCTGCCGCCGTGGGCTGAACATGCACTTTCAGGTTGA
- a CDS encoding TetR/AcrR family transcriptional regulator, whose protein sequence is MSNTENLESQDATRDKERTRRALIDAAAQLFAEEGAGVSLAVISTRAGVSKGALTHHFPNRSDLEMAMLEDVAQRFWDEVHAHVDLSENRPGKLMRAYVRTLTTQNEVVKQIFSPMSLMQVLGSKQPTSELLERDAAMWREAFAADGLDTQTTLTVRFAAEGLAGSVGSCYVTADELAVARRRLLELTEG, encoded by the coding sequence ATGTCGAACACTGAGAACCTGGAAAGCCAAGATGCGACCCGGGACAAGGAACGCACCCGGCGCGCACTCATCGATGCTGCCGCACAACTGTTCGCAGAAGAGGGCGCCGGAGTGAGTTTGGCGGTTATCTCCACCCGCGCAGGAGTATCTAAGGGGGCGCTGACGCACCATTTCCCCAACCGCAGCGACCTTGAGATGGCAATGCTGGAGGACGTTGCGCAGCGGTTTTGGGATGAGGTGCACGCTCACGTGGACCTTTCGGAGAATCGCCCAGGCAAGCTGATGCGTGCTTACGTCAGAACGCTGACCACACAGAACGAGGTAGTCAAGCAGATCTTCTCGCCCATGTCCCTCATGCAAGTTCTGGGGAGCAAACAACCAACGTCAGAACTGCTAGAACGGGACGCCGCTATGTGGCGGGAAGCTTTCGCTGCTGACGGCCTCGACACCCAAACCACGCTGACTGTCCGTTTTGCTGCCGAAGGTCTGGCCGGATCGGTGGGTTCCTGTTACGTCACAGCGGACGAACTCGCCGTGGCACGGCGCCGACTCTTGGAACTCACAGAAGGCTGA
- a CDS encoding polyprenyl synthetase family protein → MTVDFTSFKEDVAAALVANMDSVSWMANTGLEDVALHQLMAPARSLLSEGKRTRATLVLAGYSCAFSGASPAAIHAGAAMELYQASALVHDDVVDDSDVRRGMPAAHKRFASDHAEAGWRGSATDFGTAAAIMLGDLLLSQSMVEFARTSEYVPAQVFTQASRIFHTMSAEVAYGQFLDVRAENMHTNSVDQAISTALSVINHKTVRYSIEAPLTIGAILGGADAELLHALGEIGTPLGEAFQLRDDDLGIFGDEATTGKPACGDIAEGKRTVLLALTLDAASSADAEWIEGICGNALTASDVIRVRSIVEETGARRAHEQMIAERELAANSAIAELSLHGARPAGVEMVEAIASALAARAS, encoded by the coding sequence ATGACTGTTGACTTCACCTCGTTCAAAGAAGATGTGGCTGCGGCCCTCGTGGCCAACATGGACTCTGTGTCTTGGATGGCTAATACAGGTCTTGAGGACGTGGCACTTCACCAGCTCATGGCACCCGCTCGTTCCCTGCTCTCTGAAGGAAAGCGAACGCGCGCCACTCTGGTTCTGGCAGGGTACTCGTGTGCCTTCTCCGGCGCGAGCCCCGCTGCCATTCACGCTGGCGCTGCGATGGAGCTATACCAAGCATCAGCGTTGGTTCACGACGACGTCGTCGACGATTCAGACGTTCGGCGCGGAATGCCTGCCGCCCACAAACGATTTGCATCCGACCACGCAGAGGCGGGCTGGCGTGGATCGGCAACTGACTTTGGAACAGCTGCCGCGATTATGCTTGGCGACCTTCTCCTCTCCCAGTCGATGGTTGAATTTGCCCGCACAAGCGAATATGTGCCGGCACAGGTCTTCACACAGGCCAGCCGAATCTTCCACACGATGAGCGCAGAAGTGGCCTATGGCCAGTTCCTTGATGTTCGCGCGGAAAACATGCATACAAACTCCGTTGATCAGGCCATCAGCACGGCGCTTTCGGTCATTAACCACAAGACAGTGCGATACTCCATCGAAGCCCCCTTGACGATCGGCGCAATCTTGGGCGGAGCCGATGCGGAACTCCTTCATGCGCTCGGCGAGATCGGTACGCCACTCGGTGAGGCATTCCAGCTTCGCGACGATGATCTGGGTATCTTCGGAGACGAAGCCACCACGGGCAAACCTGCCTGCGGAGATATTGCCGAGGGAAAACGCACGGTACTTCTGGCACTTACGCTAGATGCGGCTTCCTCGGCCGACGCCGAATGGATCGAAGGGATCTGCGGCAACGCGCTCACCGCAAGCGATGTCATCCGGGTGCGCTCCATTGTTGAGGAAACCGGTGCCCGACGCGCTCACGAACAGATGATCGCCGAACGGGAGCTCGCTGCCAATTCGGCAATCGCCGAACTCTCTCTACACGGTGCCCGCCCCGCAGGCGTGGAGATGGTGGAAGCTATTGCATCCGCTCTGGCAGCGCGCGCTTCCTAG
- a CDS encoding MFS transporter: MTEIISAPPRAGRKEWSALVVLILAVTLLAIDGTVLYMAVPALTADIGPTATQTLWIGDIYSFVLAGLLVTMGNVADRVGRKRLLLIGSVGFGIASAIAAFAPNAAVLIAARALLGVAGATIMPSTLSIIRNVFLHPSDRSRAIAIWAAGATAGGAIGPLVGGFLLEHFWWGSVFLINVPVIALIVILGVMLLPESRNGEAGRIDVISAGLSVLAIVAVVYAIKHAISDGIDVIAGGAVILGLIAGFLFVRRQRRLETPLVDISLFKIPAFSGAVSSNALAIFAFYGLLFFFSQYLQLVRGYSPLRAGLAEMPATIASIVVILIVARVLARLGQGRAIALGLIIGAIGLAGLGFSEGLPGYIGLGISLAIIGLGTGLAMTLSTDAVVSAAPPERAGAASSISETAYELGVALGIGVLGSLQTALYRSTLVIPQGTSDTVAEAMKDSLANAVSTIGSSNAELLDIVQHAFTHSMQITAGIAAVLLLIAATMAWRLIPSTPTTKVSTHVEH; encoded by the coding sequence ATGACTGAGATTATCTCCGCCCCACCACGCGCCGGACGCAAGGAATGGTCAGCACTTGTCGTGCTGATCTTGGCTGTGACACTGCTGGCCATCGATGGAACAGTGCTCTACATGGCTGTTCCGGCCCTAACTGCCGACATCGGCCCAACGGCCACTCAAACGCTGTGGATCGGTGACATCTACTCTTTCGTGCTTGCAGGCCTTCTGGTCACAATGGGCAACGTTGCAGATCGAGTGGGCCGTAAGCGGTTGCTTTTGATTGGCAGCGTGGGCTTTGGCATCGCCTCAGCCATTGCCGCATTCGCACCGAACGCCGCAGTGTTGATCGCTGCCCGGGCACTGTTGGGCGTTGCAGGAGCAACGATCATGCCCTCGACCTTGTCTATCATCCGCAACGTTTTCCTCCACCCTTCAGACCGTTCGCGAGCGATTGCCATCTGGGCGGCTGGCGCGACGGCCGGTGGCGCAATTGGCCCTCTTGTCGGAGGGTTTCTGCTGGAGCACTTCTGGTGGGGATCGGTCTTCCTCATCAACGTACCCGTCATCGCCCTCATCGTTATCCTCGGCGTCATGCTGTTGCCCGAGTCTCGAAATGGAGAGGCAGGGCGCATCGATGTGATCAGTGCCGGCCTTTCCGTGTTGGCTATTGTTGCGGTGGTTTACGCCATCAAGCACGCCATAAGTGACGGCATTGACGTTATCGCAGGTGGCGCGGTAATACTGGGCCTGATCGCGGGCTTCCTGTTTGTCCGCCGGCAGCGCCGCTTGGAGACTCCATTGGTGGACATCTCACTGTTCAAGATTCCCGCCTTCAGTGGCGCAGTCTCATCCAACGCATTGGCAATCTTCGCTTTCTACGGACTGCTGTTCTTCTTCTCGCAGTACCTGCAACTGGTTCGCGGATACTCGCCGCTGCGCGCAGGCCTAGCCGAAATGCCAGCAACCATCGCTTCAATAGTGGTGATTCTTATCGTGGCGAGAGTGCTGGCCCGGCTGGGGCAAGGGCGTGCTATTGCTTTGGGCCTGATCATCGGTGCTATCGGCCTGGCAGGATTGGGCTTCAGCGAAGGCCTGCCTGGATATATCGGTTTGGGTATCTCACTGGCCATCATTGGGCTCGGCACAGGTCTAGCCATGACCCTTTCCACTGATGCCGTTGTCTCAGCGGCACCACCTGAGCGCGCTGGCGCCGCTTCGTCGATCTCAGAGACGGCCTATGAGTTGGGCGTGGCATTAGGAATCGGAGTGCTGGGTTCGCTCCAGACGGCCCTCTATCGATCGACTCTGGTTATTCCGCAAGGCACCAGTGATACCGTTGCGGAAGCGATGAAGGACTCTCTTGCCAACGCCGTGAGCACCATCGGCTCATCTAACGCGGAACTGCTAGACATTGTGCAACATGCGTTCACACACAGCATGCAGATCACCGCTGGCATTGCGGCCGTCCTTCTGCTCATTGCGGCCACGATGGCTTGGCGGCTCATCCCCTCCACGCCAACCACGAAGGTTAGTACTCATGTCGAACACTGA
- a CDS encoding RNA polymerase sigma factor — MATKTAKKPTVDSAQVDVPEEVSTANAKKAPVKKAPVKRASAGKAEAPEEVAIPAKRARKASGKKVAKGQAEEAPEVVASSDSDDADSTSSPEDLDSINLELDDVSDADVVVPTTRSSEDVSVDSDSDEDSAADDAGDDESGESDQSDESTAGAAKPKVEEAPVTSKGAFTMKDSDESDEPAVRVHVAGATADPVKDYLKQIGKVPLLNAEEEVELAKRIEAGLYAEHILGSGALDPQSDRIYMRELKAISRDGHQAKNHLLEANLRLVVSLAKRYTGRGMLFLDLIQEGNLGLVRAVEKFDYTKGYKFSTYATWWIRQAITRAMADQARTIRIPVHMVEVINKLARVQRQMLQDLGREPTTQELAKELDMTEEKVVEVQKYGREPISLHTPLGEDGDSEFGDLIEDSEAVVPADAVGFTLLQEQLHQVLDTLSEREAGVVSMRFGLTDGQPKTLDEIGKVYGVTRERIRQIESKTMSKLRHPSRSQVLRDYLD, encoded by the coding sequence GTGGCAACAAAGACCGCCAAGAAGCCCACGGTTGATTCCGCTCAGGTCGACGTACCTGAAGAAGTCTCAACAGCGAACGCAAAAAAGGCGCCGGTTAAGAAGGCACCTGTAAAGCGCGCCTCCGCAGGTAAGGCGGAAGCTCCAGAGGAAGTTGCCATCCCAGCCAAGCGCGCCCGCAAGGCTTCCGGCAAGAAGGTTGCCAAGGGGCAGGCTGAAGAAGCACCTGAGGTTGTAGCCTCCAGTGATTCGGATGACGCAGATTCCACTTCTTCACCTGAAGATCTTGACTCAATCAATCTGGAACTGGATGACGTTTCGGATGCCGATGTAGTTGTACCCACCACAAGGTCATCGGAGGATGTTTCCGTTGATTCGGATTCTGATGAGGATTCAGCCGCAGACGATGCTGGGGATGACGAATCGGGAGAATCCGATCAGAGTGATGAATCCACGGCTGGCGCAGCCAAGCCCAAGGTGGAAGAAGCACCGGTGACATCAAAGGGTGCCTTCACTATGAAGGACTCCGATGAATCCGATGAACCCGCTGTGCGGGTACATGTGGCTGGTGCCACGGCGGACCCGGTGAAGGATTACCTTAAGCAGATCGGCAAGGTTCCTCTGCTTAATGCGGAAGAGGAAGTCGAACTCGCCAAGCGCATTGAGGCCGGCCTGTACGCAGAACACATTTTGGGTAGTGGCGCCTTGGATCCACAGTCCGATCGCATCTACATGCGTGAGCTCAAGGCGATTTCACGAGATGGCCATCAGGCCAAGAATCACCTCCTCGAAGCCAACTTGCGCCTCGTTGTTTCGCTTGCAAAGCGCTACACCGGCCGCGGAATGCTTTTCCTCGATCTCATTCAGGAAGGCAACCTTGGTCTGGTTCGCGCCGTAGAGAAGTTCGACTACACCAAGGGCTACAAGTTCTCTACGTATGCAACGTGGTGGATTCGCCAAGCAATTACCCGGGCAATGGCCGACCAAGCCCGCACAATTCGCATTCCCGTTCACATGGTTGAAGTCATCAACAAGCTGGCCCGTGTCCAGCGTCAGATGCTTCAGGATCTCGGACGTGAACCAACCACCCAGGAGCTCGCTAAGGAACTCGATATGACCGAGGAAAAGGTCGTTGAGGTCCAGAAGTATGGGCGTGAACCCATATCGCTTCATACGCCACTTGGCGAGGATGGCGATTCTGAGTTTGGAGACCTCATTGAGGATTCCGAAGCCGTTGTCCCAGCAGACGCTGTTGGCTTCACATTGCTCCAAGAACAGCTCCATCAGGTGCTCGATACGCTTTCGGAACGCGAAGCTGGCGTGGTCTCGATGCGCTTTGGCCTGACAGACGGCCAGCCGAAGACCCTTGATGAGATCGGCAAGGTGTACGGCGTTACTCGTGAACGTATTCGGCAGATCGAGTCCAAGACAATGTCAAAGCTTCGTCACCCAAGCCGTTCTCAGGTTCTGCGTGACTACCTAGACTGA